Part of the Fundulus heteroclitus isolate FHET01 chromosome 20, MU-UCD_Fhet_4.1, whole genome shotgun sequence genome, TGGTCGGTGGAGGCAACCCAGCCGGCCTGGGCCGAAGTTCTCAGCGACCCCGAAGATCCAGAGGACAGCCTGGAGGACATGATGGAGGTGGAGATGGTCTCCAACGGTAGCAGCAGGAAGGTGTCTGCCTGCTGCCAGGGGACATGCTGCGGGTTCAGCTGTGTCGGATAGGCCCGGAAACTTCTACGTCTAACCTAGTGGTTAAGGCGTCTGCGTCCTGGAAGGGCTGCAGGttccctggttcaaatcccacaggctGCCACCCCTTTTACCCTGGCTTCGCCCGCTCAGCCACATTCCACTCAATTccacaaaaacaaccttttctatttttgtccagaaaatccAGATCTTCTAGATGcaacaacagcaccccctgctggtTGGTCTGTACCCGCAGTCAGTAGTATGGCTAGAAAAGGATTCTCTGTCATCCTCAGAGCAAAGCTTCCCTGCATTGAGGTAACTTAACTACAgattaataaactcctaaagaaataaaacgtaTGTgaagtgtgtgttttatttctgtcagtgTAGCTTTAAGAATTATCTTAATGCcaacaggttttactttcaccagtggagccttactgctttcaccatagagCTCCCCTTGGTTTATAtctgcaagaagctttattagattttattctggcactatttcatgttcaatggacacagaaacaggtagaagaggaaaaaaggagagaaagagacaaaatgctaaaagggagaaaatgtgaaagagagAAGAAAGGTAGAGAgtgatataacatcctctgagtctgcttctacacctgcagagagagatataaagaacagcagaaccagctgataaagtattacaggaacaaccaacaccttgataccatcactgaagaatatacaggattaattaatacaacatgtagaaagtgacagctgaagataacaggattaattaaatgtaaatgttgagGACACAAGGAAACGTGTGTTGAAATGACAGATAAACATGAATATTATAAAGCTCACAAAATGATATTGCTAAACTTTTCAATGTGCCATAAGCCTGCATTTCATTATGATGGTTctaaaattaaatcagaactagaaacgttcaacttctgaagaagttgaagaaggcgcccgcctggtggtgcgcgtaaccgtcaaaggcaaagcttccgagttccttggtcgtaggcttctatcgcttggggattttaaatcaaatcttctgagtgtgaaaaggatttgtctttgtcaaaaccagccgacaggagaaggtctgcatccaagcagcatggaaaattggtgttattaaaacatgattaaatacttcaatgtagcatgaaaaaatgaaatatgtgaataaaaatgataaaggcattacaaactactaaaggaagtacaaactctgtgaagcagaagttggtgagaccttcctagagctacttccggttagcaacatgttaagcgttagctgctaacatggttgtgtccagtatcaccgggtgattgtactctgttagtttggtccaaatcctgtactgggaagttcctcaaaaagggtgccaatacttaatgtcaccaaagctcaccaaaggccatgtgtcagatcggcctcctttagcaactaagcctcaccaaatctgggcccagaactcaacatttgacaaaaatggtgtgtagtgccatttcccacaggtgagtggtgctgtattggccggggggtagttcttgctgttgcaattttttcatcattcattcatttatatcagttgttcacattgtttatttgttacttgtaaaaaataaataaaaaatattgggtacccccagcgggttgcgaacctgcgacctttggtgcaccagtccaacacctaaaccactgtaccaaaaaaaaagtgccatgctgaggTCTGTATTTTTgcgaggtcaactgtgtctaggaagtggttttgagaagtggtctttggttaattttgtcaccacggtaactttaaatggcgtcaagtacaaaaagcccgcttcacggcgtcgagacgaacgttttgatgtatagtatgtgggggtagaccctacggttcggcctgtattaacggtgatggacccttattaggtgcataacataaggcctccgccatgcattttcaatgcataggcgggcgcctaattagGATTGGATGATTAATTGCATTAGCAATATGTAATGGATATGTAATAATGGATCAGACGTGTCCTTTAGGCGTCGGTAATGCGTTTAAAGTGAGTTTGCCTCCACATGCAAGAGAGTAGCAGTGAAATtatctaattttgttttagagtttatataattataGTTTTTACCAGAAGCTTTCAGGAattaagttctggtcagacTATTACATAGACGCGTTTGTTGGTTGACTTCATGttcaaggattgatgtccaacttaaCAAgatattctcttgaataataatttgACCAAAAgtaaaatttcttgttttaaatagttcttGTTTCCAAACATCTTAATCTACAGGCCATTtgtgttgcttgtggttaatgcagagaaaagtctgaaTTAGGGCGTGCTTTGGTGACGCAGGGGTTAGCGTGCACTGCCATTgtagacccggttctgaaagCACAGAATTTAGCAGAATTTTCAGGAGCCCGACATTTTTACTGATCGGATGTAAATTATGAGGACACCAAACTTTTAATTCTCAAGAAAAAGGTCTGGAAATAAATCTCTATGGGATCATCTGtagtccacacacacacagtcccgctgaattaaaaactttattaacaCAAAGAGGcaaacacacataaaaataTGATACAATCAGACGACAGGAAGAAGGCGAGGAGCGGTCTCACTTCTGGAACGTGGCGTGGAGGTGAGCTCGGAAGGCTGCAAGAGAAACGGCAGAAACAGCAGTTAGACTACATCTCCCATCAGCCCCCACCACCACACAGCAGTGAACACCACAGacttatatacgtagacgcgtcatagggcgcaggttcgcacgtcaacgtcaccgccatattgtatgtggcagaaaaaagttgagttctgttattgtgaacgtggatcagagaagattcctcattcctgtgctgcatggaaatgtattctggctgatttcactacttgtatctgccttctataaactaaggctgcaccatgatgcaaaactggacacactaaagctgcagagagacaacactagaaaaagctgtgttagaccattctttttcaaggtttttagctggcatacagtacagactattgtatttagacatagatgtacatatatagattttcaagtattataaataagccaaataaatagctgtgtgattATGTATAACTATAAGTCAAGATTATAGCTGTCTATACATAtagatagacacacacacacacacacatatgtgtatgtgttatgaatataaggatcaatttgttaaatctaaacattgtggtcttcattatttcataaaaccgtgtcacatgtgaacctttaggaacagactttttggtgGAGTaataaagaggtaaaattactaatattaccaaaatagtcacagtttgcagactgcagatttgccacatccaacatggcggacgctctgacgcatcgcagcatagcagaacccgcccaacgacgcgtctacgtataaaATGTCTATGATGAAcactcttctctccggacatttccTTAATTTCCGTGAGGAGGCTGTGCTGATACATCAtctcatgcaaaggattgtgggataccttttAGCTCCTTAGCGCCTGTAAGGAACGTTGTGAGGTTCCTAGGCTGAaggagctgtgagaggaagcatccaggctcctttcctacctccttcctgcTCTGCTGTGATCACAGCGGCGCTGACCCACTTTGACCAGAGTTCTGACCCAATACGGGTTTTCAGGTTGAGCCCCAGAACACAGCTTCCATCAAAGCAGGAAGAgaataaaaactcaaatatgACGACCAATGACAGCTCTGCTTAGACTGActgtgctctgattggctacagaGTAACAGGTTCTGTTCAGGTGACAATGCTGCCTCGATATTAAAGCTACTGGGTAACTAACGGATCAGAACACGTTCGGTACCACTGAAGCTCCTCTGCTTGGAACAGCTTTAGGCCTTTAACTGCGGTTCTGTTAGTCttaagaataaaaagtaaataaatcataaacatCTGGatcacagcagaaccagcaacAGAACCAGGAGGAAGACCGCTCCGCTCCAGTTGGGCTCATGGGGCTGGCCACGGCGGGAGCAGCCAGAACTTTGATAGATCCAACCGGACCTTTGTTCGGCTCCCAGGTCAGAAACCATGACGGCCAATCAGGGAACAGCAGTGTTCTCAGTCCAGAACCATCCTCGGGTCCACTGGGCCGGGCCGAACCGAGCCCATGGGAGACGGGCTTCACAACGGCAGGAAGTTCTGCTTTCACCGTCTTGGTGGCTGTGAgaggttctgctagaggttctgctagaggttctgGTAgaggttctgctagaggttctgGTGCTTACCGTCCTGGTTGGCCCACAGTTCTGCAGCGGCCGTGTTGAGGGGACTGTCGTTGTTGGGTTCtgcagagaacagagagagTAAGCGAGCAGCCGCAGAAGCGTGAAAGCGGACCCGGCGGCGCCGGTACCTCCCAGCAGGCTCTGGACGGACAGCAGGATGGAGCGCACGTCGTACAGCGCCGACCACTTCTCCTTCAGGATGTCCAGGCAGATGAAGCCCTGCTCGTCCACGTTGGGGTGGAAGCACGCCGTCACGAACTTCACGCGCGGCGCCTGGTACGGATACCCGGCCGGGAAGTCCAGGGACAGCCGGTACCGCAGCCCTTCGTACACCTGAGGCGGGTCAcgcagaaccgggtcagaggGGCCGGTACGGACAGCCGGTTCCCCTACGGCACAGACGGGAGCGTACGTACCGTCCCTTGAGCTCCGTCGATGGTTCCGACCCATTTGAAGAGATTATCGGACTCTGGGAACGCCGAGATCCCCTTATCACCCGACATCTGCAGCAGGAACACACACAGAACCTCACAGAACCGACGGATGTTCAGCAGAACCGAGCCGATCATGTCACCAGCAGGTTTCCTGTTGCCGTGTGAGCCGACCCGGTCGGCCGACAGAACCGGTGGACTCACCATGAGGGTCATCAGCTcctgctgcagcctgcggacagagagacagagtggGAGAACCGGTACCAGAGGAGAACGTCCAACACGCAGGACTCAGACCCAAACCACCAGACTGGACCCGACCCGGACCCTGGCTGGGACCCAGACCCACAAGAGCCTCTACCTGCAAAAAGGCTAACATTCACAGCATGGGCCCAGGTGTGCCCCGACATCCGGGCCCAGGTGTGCCGGACATCCGGGCCCAGGTGTGCCCCGACATCCGGGCCCAGGTGTGCCGGACAATGATCAGACCATTTGTTTCAGCAGCAGGCCATCAGCTGCTGCACCAGCTGGACCACATCAGCACCAGGAGGTACCATCAGAACAAGGTTCTGGACGAGGAAGGAGCATCTCTCCACCTCCTACAGGACCAGCATGGAGGTCGGGTCCAGAAGACACCAGCAGCTCAGAGGTCTGGGAGGACGCAGCCTGGATCAGAACCAACCGGTACCACAAGAACTTCTTCCCCCACACCTTAATGGTTGCTGAACTCAGACTGGGTTCGGATGGGCTTTGGATCCAGGTGTTGATTGGTTTAGCCAGTTTCACCTCGGACTCCGGACCTCGGTCCGGTTCTGCAGGGGTCGGCTAGGTGTTGCCATGGCGAGGTTAAACTAACGTCTAACCAGGCTTAGGAACCCTTTCACTCGGCTTCAGAGAGGCAGAGGAAACTTTAACTGGACCGGTCCAGGGATGGTTCGGTTCGGGACTCACCTCTTGGTCACCGAGCCTTTGGTCGCGCTGCTGCCGCTCTCGCTGCCCTTGAGGGCGGCTGCGGAGGAAGCTGCAGCCGCTGCGGGGTCCAGGTTCTGGGAGGCCATGGGTTCTGGCGGTCCGGTTGctgccagaaccagaaccagaaccagagacagGAAATAAACAAACCGGGCCGGACTGCAGTTAAGGTTAGAACTCTTATCGGTCCACTGGTACCACGGGCTCTGGGTCAGAACCCGATTAATCCGTTAAACCTGTTTAGCTACATGCTAACAGCCGTTAGCCTGCTTGTTCCCACCGTCCCCGGACAGACAAACAACACACCGGCTGACCCGTCCAGCTGCATGACTCACCGGGGATAGGTTCGGTATCGGTTCGGTCTCAATCCGAGGGGAGATGCTGCCGGTTCGAAGTCCAACTGGGCTTTCTGCCGCTCCTCAGTTTAAACTGACTTTGCTCCCCAAACAGCCAATCAGCGCCCGACTTTCAAAAATCCATAATCTACAACAGACCAATGAGACAACCTGTTACGGGAGAAGGCACGTTGTGATTGGCTAAGAAATAAAACCGGAAACTACGTAAGGTGTCGTTTAATCGTGACGTCACAGACAAAAGGTAAAAATCTGCATAgtttatgaaattaaataaaatcaagatttATTTGACACATAAAAGTCCTTCATGCTTCAGTGAGGGTTATTGAGAGATAAAAATTAACcaattaaaaagatttaaaaatggcgaaaaaatgtgtgtgtgtgtgtgtgtgtgtgtgtgtagttttgACTAAACTTTATCaatataatatttaatatatacaACAACTTATTTTTACCCTCACACTCATTAATAATTAACGTGGGTAATGCAGTTGTTACCTGTTTTGGATTAACTGAATCTGAAAAATAGATTTAGACCACTCAGTGATTTAGACACATGTAAACGTGTAGTGACGTCATTTCCTGTTTATGCTGCGGATTCTCCCTGCCgcagttctaccgcctgcccccAGGCGGCAGTAATGCGCCTCTGAACCAGCAGAGAAACAGTGGAGC contains:
- the ube2c gene encoding ubiquitin-conjugating enzyme E2 C — encoded protein: MASQNLDPAAAAASSAAALKGSESGSSATKGSVTKRLQQELMTLMMSGDKGISAFPESDNLFKWVGTIDGAQGTVYEGLRYRLSLDFPAGYPYQAPRVKFVTACFHPNVDEQGFICLDILKEKWSALYDVRSILLSVQSLLGEPNNDSPLNTAAAELWANQDAFRAHLHATFQK